In the genome of Delphinus delphis chromosome 15, mDelDel1.2, whole genome shotgun sequence, one region contains:
- the DEFB115 gene encoding beta-defensin 115, translating into MLLDGSSPLPGYSKLLFLALAVLVVLTQASPDGWARKCGYGTGRCRKHCEENEKKKEKCGLRKFYCIPAKHKPSEPAKKEEMTYRAMASTAKYQLKTSDKRVLAVTVMSQ; encoded by the exons ATGCTGCTGGATGGTTCCTCACCCCTCCCAGGATATAGCAAACTCTTGTTCCTGGCCTTAGCTGTCCTTGTGGTCCTGACTCAGGCTTCCCCAG ATGGATGGGCCAGAAAGTGTGGTTATGGAACTGGCAGGTGCAGGAAGCATTGcgaagaaaatgagaagaagaaagaaaaatgtgggtTAAGAAAGTTTTACTGCATCCCTGCAAAGCATAAACCATCAGAACCTGCCAAGAAAGAAGAGATGACCTACAGGGCTATGGCAAGTACAGCTAAGTATCAACTTAAGACTTCTGACAAGAGAGTTCTGGCAGTAACTGTAATGAGTCAGTAA